The Gadus chalcogrammus isolate NIFS_2021 chromosome 10, NIFS_Gcha_1.0, whole genome shotgun sequence genome contains a region encoding:
- the lrrtm2 gene encoding leucine-rich repeat transmembrane neuronal protein 2, with the protein MGFHSRWPLVGPAPTALCLCLISMLLLCLLPPASCTTCPQKCRCEDLQFYCDTQGLQAPPDGVDKGALGLSLRHNSISELSPDQFYGFSQLTWLHLDHNQITTVQEDAFQGLYKLKDLNLSSNRITKLPNTTFIHLINLQILDLSFNQMTALEPELFHGLRKLQILHLRSNSLRTTPVRAFWDCRSLEYLGLSNNRLRSLARNGFAGLIKLRELHLEHNQLTKINLAHFPRLVALQSLHIQWNKINNLTCGMEWTWTTLEKLDLTGNEIRVLTPDVFETLPNLKILLLDNNKLSSLDPLVMDMWKSLGTIGLSSNLWECTKRICSLATWLSTFKGRWEHSILCHSPEYAQGEEILDAVYGFQLCHNFSAPVVQTISTTTEATTTPEVTSSLFGIMQQTATQDYAEDFGSFTTFTTTTTTTTKPPRTAPATTTTMEEAAVTDVFETDNTVLTDRVIIGTMALLFSFFFIIFIVFISRKCCPPTLRRIRHCSAIQNRRQMRTQQRQPMADLATQVPYNEYEPSHEEGALVIINGYGQCKCQQLPYKECEV; encoded by the exons ATGG GTTTCCATTCAAGGTGGCCATTGGTGGGACCCGCACCAACGGCACTCTGTCTATGTCTGATCAGCATGCTGCTACTGTGTCTGCTGCCTCCTGCGTCGTGCACAACCTGCCCTCAGAAATGCCGCTGTGAGGACCTGCAGTTCTACTGCGACACGCAGGGGCTCCAAGCGCCCCCAGATGGCGTGGACAAGGGGGCCTTGGGGCTGTCCCTACGCCACAACAGCATCAGCGAGCTCAGCCCCGACCAATTCTATGGCTTCAGCCAGCTCACCTGGCTCCACCTAGACCACAATCAGATCACCACCGTTCAAGAGGACGCCTTTCAGGGCCTCTACAAACTCAAGGACCTCAACCTGAGCTCCAATCGCATCACCAAGTTGCCCAACACAACCTTCATTCACCTCATCAACCTACAAATATTGGACCTATCCTTTAATCAGATGACTGCATTGGAACCAGAACTATTTCATGGACTGAGGAAGCTCCAGATTCTCCATCTGCGCTCCAACTCCCTCCGTACCACACCTGTACGGGCCTTCTGGGACTGCCGCAGCCTGGAGTATCTGGGCCTGAGCAACAACCGTCTGCGGAGCTTGGCCAGGAACGGCTTTGCTGGGCTCATTAAGCTCCGAGAGCTGCATTTGGAACACAATCAGCTAACCAAGATCAACCTAGCCCATTTCCCTCGCCTGGTGGCCCTTCAATCTCTCCATATACAATGGAATAAGATCAACAATCTGACCTGTGGCATGGAGTGGACCTGGACCACCTTAGAAAAGCTTGACTTAACCGGGAATGAGATCCGGGTCCTGACACCTGACGTGTTTGAAACATTGCCAAACTTAAAGATTTTGCTTCTGGATAACAACAAACTGAGCAGTCTGGATCCACTGGTCATGGATATGTGGAAGTCACTGGGCACCATTGGCCTGTCTAGTAACCTTTGGGAATGTACCAAAAGGATCTGCTCTCTGGCCACATGGCTGAGTACCTTCAAGGGGAGGTGGGAACATTCAATCCTTTGCCATAGTCCAGAATATGCCCAGGGTGAGGAGATACTAGATGCAGTGTATGGATTCCAGCTCTGCCATAACTTTTCAGCACCAGTTGTACAAACCATTAGCACCACCACGGAGGCCACTACAACCCCAGAGGTCACAAGCTCGCTTTTCGGAATAATGCAGCAGACAGCCACACAGGACTATGCAGAGGATTTTGGGAGCTTTACCACGTTTACCACCACCACGACGACCACTACTAAACCACCACGCACTGCTCCGGCCACCACTACCACGATGGAGGAGGCAGCGGTCACAGATGTCTTTGAAACAGACAATACTGTCCTGACCGATCGGGTTATCATTGGAACTATGGCCCTCCTGTTTTCATTCTTCTTCATTATTTTCATTGTGTTCATCTCACGTAAGTGCTGCCCTCCCACCTTGCGCCGGATACGCCACTGCTCGGCTATTCAGAACCGCAGACAGATGAGAACGCAGCAGCGCCAGCCTATGGCAGACCTTGCCACACAGGTACCCTATAATGAATACGAGCCCAGCCATGAAGAAGGAGCCCTTGTCATCATCAACGGTTATGGGCAGTGCAAGTGTCAGCAACTGCCTTATAAAGAGTGTGAAGTATGA